The Arvicanthis niloticus isolate mArvNil1 chromosome Y unlocalized genomic scaffold, mArvNil1.pat.X SUPER_Y_unloc_4, whole genome shotgun sequence DNA window AAGAAACTGTTGGAGGGGCTGCTATGTACactcttcatttctgttttaagcTTGTTTGTAAGAACCGAGTGGTAACTTTGAACCATTCCTTAGCTTATAACAATCTGGCAGTTGAGCTAATGGGCAGATGGCCATTCATTCACCCCACTTATACTCTCCTCCTCTACACCTTTGTATATTAGTCCAatcattttgtttatgtgttgtcTTAAGTGTTGCTACATCATCCACTTAACTTGCCTACGTTAAAAACAAAGCCTGTTGCTTTGTCCATTTTGCTTCTGATTCTTAGCTAGcccttgaaaacaaaaacaagctttGTCTGTATTGCTTTTGTAcacaaatttttatgttttattaagtTTTATTACTGTTTATTCTTTAAAGATACATAATAAAAGAGAAGCAGCATGTGACTTCTTATGCCTAACACAAGGTAAGGGCTTATTTTGCAAAAAGATGTGACAGAGAGCTCATAGCATAGTTCATTGGACAAATGGGCTttgcacagtgtggaggagaagtggaaaagacacacacacacacacacacacagacacacacaccactcacacacacacacacacactcacacacacacacacacactcacaaacacacaagcacactcacacacacacgcacactcacacacacacacacacacacacacacagacacacacacacacactcactcacacacatgcacactcacacgcacacgcacactcactcacacacatgcacactcacacacacaccacacacacgcacgcacacacacacacacacactcacacacacacatgcacacactcacacaccacacacacacacacacacacacacacacacactcactcacacacacacacactcactcacacacacaccacaccacacacacacacacacacacacacacacacacacagacacacacacacactcacacacacgcacactcactcacacacacacacgcacacacacaacgcacacgcacacacaacacacacacacacacacacacacacacacagaggagacagaCTTTATGTACTCATGATGTAGTTTTTGTGTGCTATAGAGAGACCTGATAAACAGAAAGATGCATTTGACGTACAAAGGAGTGCCTTTGCATACTAAAGAGGCACAGCCTATGTTTTCACAGCATTAAGTTGTGTATGTTTTTCAGTGATGAGTATTGAAGACTTACAGATAAAAGAATGGTTTCCATGGTGATGCTGTAAGGACCTGACAGCCAGCTCTGACCTGATGGTACTGTGTTTTTGCCTGCTCAGACATGAACTACTGCATCCCAGTCATTAGAATGCTCAACCTGGgtgataatttatatatgtggTGGCTGAAGAAATTTAATATGCAGCCAAGCATCCAGTAAGGGCCCTTGACCTTTGCCCTGGAATGCCTGGGAGATCCTGTTGGCCACAGAGTAAGATAAGAATAGGATGATATTCTTATCTGTGAGGCTGTGAGGAATTAACAGCTACCTTTGTTCTTGTAAAACCTGCTTATCTGTGGGAAGaggggatgaaatgttctattatTTCTACATAACAGGAATGAAAAGAATTTTCTTGCCCAGCTGGATATTTGTAGTGTGTCCCCTTCTGATGGTTCCTTTAAAACTCCACCTTACCCTCCCCTAGCCCCCACTTTAGCATGGCATGCTGTATTGGCTCTAAATCTGTTGGCTGTCTTTCTGCCAgcagtaaaaataaattcatctaAATTGGATCTGAGCCTAAGACTCTGGTTTCTTCTGTGGATAAAATGCCACAAAAATGCAACTAGTACtctgtttaaacaaacaaaaaaaaaatgtagaagcaTTTCTTAGCATTCTCCTTCCTTACACACTACACATCTTTACACACATTTTGGAACCCAAAAGGAAGGAACAGGACCTTTATTACAACAGGAGGGAAATCAGCATCCAAACCAACTAGAAGTCTCAGTCTGTAAAATTATAGCAAGGAGGAGTATTGGCATAGGTAGGAACAGAGGCCAGTGTCATGAGACACCTACCACAGGGCTTTGCTGAGATGCTCCTGCTATGGTGTATGCTCACCAGTGATGTCAGCTGTCAGTAAGTAGGTTAGCTGCTGCTGGTGGAACTGGTGTTGCTGCTggtattgctgctgctgttgctgctgttgctgctgctgctgcagtgggTGCCCCGTGGGGATGCTCATAGGCTGTACATGGTCCTTTGCTTTGCTGGTCCTTGGAGGACAGGTGTGCAGCTCTAGCCCATTCTTGTCTGTATGTGATGGTGTGGGGGTTTATGTCCCACTGTAGCAGACTGTACAGTTTTGTTGAGGCAGCAGCAGGCTGCAAAGTACCACTCCTCTGTGGCACTTTAGCCCTACGATGAGGCTGATATTTATAGTTTGggtatttctctctgtgtagggTCTTCAGTCTCTGTGCCTCCTGGAAAAAAGGccttttttctgcttctgtaaggcttttccaCCTGTATCCCAGCTGCTTGCTGATCTCTGTATTTTGCATGCTGGGATTCTTCTGGGCCAACTTGCGCCTCTCACCACGGGACCACACCATAAATGCATTCATGGGGCGCTTGATATGGCCCTCCATGCTCTCTAGACAATTGTCACCAGCTCCAAAGTTTGTCTCTTCTCCAGAACTTAAGATATCCTGTGACTGTAGGGTTGAACACTGAAAAGCAAGATCTGAAATGTTGAACGTAGTGGAAGAATTATGACTACAACTATAAACAAGAAGacatgagatgagatgagatgagatgagatgagatgagatgagatgagatgagatgagagagacagaaagacagaaacagagagagacagagagagtcagaggagTCAAAACTTATAGTGTAAGAGCTAAATGCTGCTATTCAAAATGTGTTtgtaaaaaagattttaatatttaaagtatgTAAGAAAATATGTATTCCTCCTCCCTCAGGACCTCCCTAGTCCAGCCCAACTAATCTACTTTGAAACCACCCCACAAACCTACATATTGTCAACCAAAACCTGTCTAGTTTGTGAATGTTAGAGACTGCATTTTTGCACTCCTTAAAAACATATCTCTTACTCTTTGATTATTCCTTCACAACCAGTATTAACATACAACAAGAGCATACTAATGAGTTCTTTTCGCCCTGAAGCGTATGTGATATTTAGAATAGACTAACATGAGAAACAAACAACCATGCAAAAGTAGTGGAGAGGGTTAAAGATAAGCATGAAACCTACCATTTGTATCCTAGTCCACTAAgcatggaaaaacaaagaaataacctGTCCTGGCTCAATAGCCCATTATAATTATCTCCACCATGAAAGAGCAAAATCCACTAGTAATGCACAGGCTGAGCTTTGGAGTTTGAagctacataataaaataaacatcaacaAAGATTTCAAGaaatttttcttcctctatttgtCATATCAATGCATTATAAAAGTCATTtatacaaattttgaacatagtaATATTAAAGTTACTTTTTATTAGTACTGTTTTTATACAACCTACAGTTGTTGCTGGCACTTTGTTAATGTGGGTCTGTACTCAATTATTTACAGATATatacaatgacacacacacatacacactcatgctccCCCCcacaaactccccccccccacacaccaaaAGTAGTCAAACATAGACACTCAGACAAAGACAAGGAACGCACACTACTGGACTCactactctaaaaaaaaaaaaatgtgtcctgaGTCCTTATAGGCTGCAGAGGAACACTGACCCCAGAAGCTAGAGAGACACTTGCCTCATCTCTCCACAGGTCATTGCAGAACTCAGGCTGGGTCTCCTGAATATTTCTCTCAGATAGAAGAGGGCCAGAGGGAGAACCCGTGTGACCGTGGATGAGCTGCCTTGTATATGACAGTGGGCAGGGCTGCTGACAACAGCTCTGGACTTGACCATACTGTCTAGAAGATGTGTAGTATGTGCAGGAGGTTGTAGGTGGGAATCTTAGCACTGGCAGAGAAACTTCACTGAGTGTCAGTGGGCAAATAATCTCTTAGCTCAATGAATGGTAGATGGCGTACCAGAGAAGCCAATGTAGCTTAATAGAGTGGTGTGTGGGCAGAAAATGCAGATCTCCAGGTCAAATGGTAGATGGCCTACCAGAGAAGCCAATGTAGGTAAATTGAGTAGTGTGTGAGCAGAAAATGCAGATCTCCAGGTCAGCAAAAAGCCATTTTCAAGGGGTCTCTCCTGTGAGGTACTAAAATGGGGTATCCTCAAAGTCCACAGCCAAGCCTATGCCTCTCCCAGTTTGCTGCAAAAACCTACCACATTCTCTGGAAAGTTCCCTGAGGTGTAGGTATGCTTTGCCTAAGAAGACACAGAGAGGTTTCTAGGCTTTGGGTCCATACGGAGGAGCAGGAAAACTATCAGGAGTTTAGCAAGTGCCAAGGCAAGGCCATTTCAGGCAGGGAGATCTGAGTGCCAGTTCAACTCAAGTAAGGGTAAGGGAAGCATTGTGAGCAAAGCCCAGCCATCCTCCCTCGACTGTGTGTTTGCATTTTATattctgtgcatatgcatgcctGCTTGGTCTTTGTCCAGCCTTGAAGAAGGAGAGTAGGAAGGAGTGCGCCACGCCTTGTTGAGAATCAGTGAGGGAAGACCTAAAGCAGCCCCCATGATGCTCAGACAGGGCCCATCAATCTCTACTCTGAAATCTGCTCTGTCAATACgacgttaaaaaaaaaaggaggggtgaCAGTCACCCAAGTGATGGCTGGCAGTTTTCCTGTCTTTTGGacacaataaaaggaaaaaaagtgataCTTGTGTGAAAAGGTGGGTTTTGAAGGCACTGATGGGATGGATTTTGGAGTGTTCCATAACTGTGCTGACAGAGAATCTGCAGCTTTCCACACCCTGTGGGATGGACTCTGGTTCACTCTCAGAAACCCAAACCTTACACTTGAATCCTGTGCCCAAGTCAGTGTGGCTAGTGAGGACGTGTTCCAACATTGAGAACTACACTAGGGCCTTGGCTATGAGGGTTGCACAGGGAATTCTGTCAAGACCAACATTCTGGGACTTCCCACCTGAGGCAGGAGCAATTGGTGGGTCCTCCAGGACTCTGAAGCAGGAGTCAAAGTACCCCAAGTGCCTTGCCTGGTAGCCTGTTATTGCcagattccccaccccccccaacaccccccccccccaatgaagGCACTGATGCTCTGTGTGGTGTCTTCCTTAGAGAGTGCAGGTAGCCTTTTAGGAAGAGGaaatgcctttctctctctggcttcctcacTCAGCTCAAGAAAGGGCACTGTCCATTCTGCCAAGCCAATGCCCTTGGCTTTTGCCACTCCATCCCTTGGCAAAGGCATGTTTTGGCATCTTGCCAGTTTGTGCCCTCAAGTTCAGTCCTGCTCCACTCCTACTTCCATCACTTGGGTAACACCTCATGGCTACTAGTTGCTGAGGGAGTAGAGTCACTGAATGCCATGTCAGTCCCAGTCCTGTCTCTTTTTTCCAGCCACACACTGCCAGTCCTCCAGATCATAGCACCCAGAGTCCTCTTTCCCCCCACTGAGGGTATCAGAGGACCTCCCTACCTGAGACTCCCTTCTAACTTTCCTACCAGAGACCTAAGGTAATGTGTATAGGGTG harbors:
- the LOC117701320 gene encoding LOW QUALITY PROTEIN: sex-determining region Y protein-like (The sequence of the model RefSeq protein was modified relative to this genomic sequence to represent the inferred CDS: deleted 1 base in 1 codon), coding for MEGHIKRPMNAFMVWSRGERRKLAQKNPSMQNTEISKQLGYRWKSLTEAEKRPFFQEAQRLKTLHREKYPNYKYQPHRRAKVPQRSGTLQPAAASTKLYSLLQWDINPHTITYRQEWARAAHLSSKDQQSKGHVQPMSIPTGHPLQQQQQQQQQQQQYQQQHQFHQQQLTYLLTADITGEHTP